A genomic stretch from Ureibacillus composti includes:
- the obgE gene encoding GTPase ObgE, with amino-acid sequence MFVDHVKIYVKGGDGGDGMVAFRREKYVPMGGPAGGDGGHGGNVVFEVEEGLRTLMDFRYKRHFKAIRGEHGMSKGMHGKNASDLVVKVPPGTVVMNEETGAVIADLVEHGQQAIIARGGRGGRGNSRFATPANPAPELAEKGEPGQELNVILELKVLADVGLVGFPSVGKSTLLSVVSSAKPKIGAYHFTTIVPNLGMVETEDGRSFAMADLPGLIEGAHQGIGLGMQFLRHIERTRVIVHVIDMSGMEGRDPYEDYVTINEELKQYNLRLTERPQIVVANKMDMPEAEENLQIFLEKVGDTVKVFPVSAISRQGLKPVLFEIADLLEVTPQFELHEIEEEESDATVLYKHEKKGQDFEISRDDDGAYVLLGDTIERLFKMTDFSREDGVRRFARQLRAMGVDEALRERGARDGDIVRLLEFEFEFVE; translated from the coding sequence ATGTTTGTTGATCACGTGAAGATCTATGTGAAAGGCGGAGACGGCGGAGATGGTATGGTTGCTTTTCGCCGCGAAAAATATGTACCAATGGGTGGTCCAGCTGGAGGAGACGGTGGACATGGCGGAAATGTAGTTTTTGAAGTTGAGGAAGGTTTACGTACCTTAATGGATTTTCGTTATAAACGTCACTTTAAGGCAATCCGTGGAGAACATGGTATGTCTAAAGGTATGCATGGTAAAAATGCTAGCGATTTAGTTGTAAAAGTCCCACCCGGAACAGTGGTGATGAATGAAGAAACTGGGGCTGTTATTGCAGATTTAGTAGAACATGGACAACAAGCCATTATCGCTCGAGGTGGAAGAGGCGGTCGTGGAAATTCACGTTTTGCTACTCCTGCAAACCCTGCACCTGAACTTGCAGAAAAAGGGGAGCCAGGACAAGAATTAAATGTTATATTAGAATTAAAAGTATTAGCTGACGTCGGATTAGTTGGGTTTCCGAGTGTAGGGAAATCGACTTTATTATCGGTTGTATCTTCTGCAAAACCAAAAATTGGGGCATATCACTTTACTACAATTGTACCAAATTTAGGGATGGTAGAAACAGAAGACGGACGTAGTTTCGCAATGGCTGATTTACCTGGATTGATTGAAGGTGCACATCAAGGTATTGGTTTAGGTATGCAATTCCTACGCCATATTGAGCGAACAAGAGTTATTGTTCACGTCATTGATATGTCAGGTATGGAAGGTCGAGATCCATACGAGGACTATGTAACAATCAATGAAGAATTAAAACAATATAATTTACGACTAACAGAGCGCCCACAAATAGTCGTAGCAAATAAGATGGACATGCCTGAAGCTGAGGAAAACCTACAAATTTTCCTTGAAAAGGTTGGAGATACTGTTAAGGTATTTCCTGTTTCAGCTATTTCACGCCAGGGGCTAAAACCAGTGCTATTTGAAATCGCGGACCTTCTAGAAGTAACACCTCAATTTGAGCTTCATGAAATTGAAGAGGAAGAAAGCGATGCAACAGTTCTATATAAACATGAGAAGAAAGGTCAAGACTTTGAAATTTCACGCGATGATGATGGCGCATATGTATTATTAGGTGATACAATTGAACGTTTATTTAAAATGACTGACTTTAGTCGAGAAGATGGGGTTAGACGTTTTGCTCGTCAATTACGTGCTATGGGAGTCGATGAGGCATTACGTGAACGTGGTGCTCGAGATGGAGATATCGTACGACTATTAGAATTCGAATTTGAGTTTGTTGAGTAA
- a CDS encoding Spo0B domain-containing protein, translating to MRELTNRTLSISEVLRFANHDFLNQLQLIKMNLDLGRVEESKKLIEQISEQFKANSNLNKLALSKTVEWLQTVRWRFPAIEIEINSKVNSPVEEEVDELIADYLEKTIIHVYDHLDPFIEQHLLIEISTDKEYLQLIFELKGQWDIESFQQPTLEKMAVETIAQTSNFWKYVLTFEQE from the coding sequence GTGAGGGAATTGACTAATCGAACACTATCAATCAGTGAAGTTTTACGATTTGCCAATCATGATTTTTTGAATCAACTTCAGCTAATTAAAATGAATTTAGATTTAGGACGTGTAGAAGAATCAAAAAAATTAATTGAACAAATATCTGAACAATTTAAGGCGAATTCTAATCTAAACAAATTAGCTTTATCTAAAACTGTTGAATGGTTACAAACAGTACGTTGGCGCTTTCCTGCTATAGAGATAGAAATAAATAGTAAAGTGAATTCACCAGTCGAAGAAGAGGTTGATGAGTTAATTGCAGATTACTTGGAAAAGACAATTATTCATGTATATGATCATTTAGATCCATTTATCGAACAACATTTATTGATTGAAATTTCTACAGACAAGGAATACCTACAGTTAATTTTTGAATTAAAGGGACAGTGGGATATAGAATCGTTTCAACAACCAACATTAGAAAAAATGGCAGTTGAGACAATAGCACAGACAAGTAATTTTTGGAAATATGTATTGACTTTTGAACAGGAGTGA
- the rpmA gene encoding 50S ribosomal protein L27, translating into MKLLLSLDLQFFASKKGVGSTKNGRDSEAKRLGAKRADGQFVTGGSILYRQRGTKIYPGTNVGRGGDDTLFAKVDGVVRFERMGRDKKKVSVYPVAQEA; encoded by the coding sequence ATGAAACTATTATTGTCTTTAGACCTTCAATTTTTCGCTTCTAAAAAAGGGGTAGGTTCTACTAAAAACGGACGTGACTCTGAAGCAAAACGCCTTGGTGCTAAACGTGCAGATGGTCAATTCGTAACTGGTGGTTCAATTCTTTACCGTCAACGCGGTACAAAAATTTACCCAGGTACAAACGTAGGCCGTGGTGGAGACGATACACTTTTTGCTAAAGTTGATGGTGTTGTACGTTTCGAACGTATGGGCCGTGACAAGAAAAAAGTTAGCGTATACCCAGTTGCTCAAGAAGCATAA
- a CDS encoding ribosomal-processing cysteine protease Prp: MITVKIHHDENRHVSAFEFSGHAEYDQSGKDLVCAGASTIAIGTVNAIYALLQIEPKIEQATEGGGYLRVDLPTDLDSDVDAKLQLIVQVMTAQIYSMVESYGQYIRINYNLVGGGTE; the protein is encoded by the coding sequence TTGATTACTGTTAAAATTCATCACGATGAAAATAGACATGTTTCTGCATTTGAGTTTTCAGGTCATGCTGAGTACGATCAATCAGGCAAAGATTTAGTTTGCGCTGGTGCATCAACAATTGCCATAGGTACTGTTAATGCAATCTACGCGTTATTACAAATTGAGCCGAAAATTGAACAGGCAACTGAAGGTGGGGGTTACTTACGAGTAGATCTTCCTACTGATCTCGATTCTGATGTCGATGCAAAACTACAACTTATTGTTCAAGTAATGACTGCTCAGATTTATTCTATGGTGGAAAGTTACGGACAATATATTCGAATAAATTACAATCTAGTAGGAGGTGGAACAGAATGA
- the rplU gene encoding 50S ribosomal protein L21, with amino-acid sequence MYAIIETGGKQIKVEAGQEIYVEKLGVQADEVVTFDKVLFVGGETVKVGAPTVEGATVTAKVVKEGRAKKITVFKYKAKKNYRRKQGHRQPYTKLVVESINA; translated from the coding sequence ATGTACGCAATTATCGAAACTGGTGGAAAACAAATCAAAGTAGAAGCTGGACAAGAAATCTATGTTGAAAAACTAGGTGTTCAAGCTGACGAAGTAGTAACTTTTGATAAAGTTTTATTCGTAGGTGGCGAAACAGTTAAAGTTGGAGCTCCAACTGTTGAAGGTGCTACTGTAACAGCTAAAGTTGTTAAAGAAGGTCGCGCTAAAAAAATCACTGTTTTCAAATACAAAGCGAAGAAAAACTACCGTCGTAAACAAGGTCATCGTCAACCTTACACAAAATTAGTTGTTGAGTCAATCAACGCTTAA
- a CDS encoding M23 family metallopeptidase, whose product MKKKWKWIVAVLLCAAVLIGSRLQDSGQIHFDVKKIVYSSEDLTFMRNFLRGVFGKDQDSTITVSTETVNNELLSFVAVKPYNNGYLLTYEEAIPIIAIENGLVVYTGHSKHTGKTVSVFYEDDTTVTYGNVDSFSLLPYTSIEKGSTLANKEVGDLYIQIEKDGNILNLEQTIEWMKEYTQS is encoded by the coding sequence GTGAAGAAAAAATGGAAATGGATTGTTGCTGTTTTACTTTGTGCAGCTGTCTTAATAGGAAGTCGTTTGCAAGATAGTGGTCAAATTCACTTTGATGTAAAAAAAATAGTTTATAGTTCAGAAGATTTAACATTCATGCGTAATTTTTTAAGAGGCGTTTTTGGAAAGGATCAAGATTCTACCATTACCGTTTCAACAGAAACAGTAAATAACGAATTATTATCATTTGTTGCGGTTAAACCATATAATAATGGTTACTTGTTAACATATGAAGAGGCAATACCAATAATTGCAATCGAAAATGGACTAGTCGTTTACACAGGTCATTCAAAGCATACGGGAAAGACAGTTTCTGTTTTTTATGAGGACGATACAACCGTAACTTACGGTAATGTAGATTCGTTTTCATTGTTACCATACACTTCCATCGAAAAGGGTAGTACATTAGCTAATAAAGAGGTTGGCGATCTTTATATTCAAATTGAAAAAGACGGCAACATATTAAATTTAGAACAAACAATTGAGTGGATGAAAGAGTATACGCAATCGTGA
- the minD gene encoding septum site-determining protein MinD gives MGEAIVITSGKGGVGKTTTTANLGTALALQGKRVCLVDTDIGLRNLDLVLGLDNRIIYDLVDVIEGRCKIHQALVKDKRVDDKLYLLPAAQTTDKNAVNPEQMKNLIDELKREYDYVLIDCPAGIEQGYKNAVAGADRAIVVTTPEISAVRDADRIIGLLEQEEIEPPKLIINRIRKGLMNSGETLDINEITTHLSIDLLGIVIDSEDVISSSNKGEPIVMDPNSKASLGYRNIARRILGESVPLMSLEDEHKGVFKKLISIFSK, from the coding sequence GTGGGTGAAGCAATAGTCATTACTTCAGGTAAAGGCGGTGTAGGTAAGACAACAACGACTGCTAACCTAGGGACTGCATTGGCACTTCAAGGGAAAAGAGTATGTTTAGTCGATACTGACATTGGTCTTCGCAATCTTGATTTAGTCTTAGGTCTAGATAATCGTATTATCTACGACTTAGTAGATGTAATCGAAGGTCGTTGTAAAATACACCAAGCACTTGTAAAGGACAAGCGTGTAGACGACAAATTATACTTATTACCTGCTGCTCAAACAACAGATAAAAATGCTGTGAATCCGGAGCAAATGAAGAACCTAATTGATGAATTAAAAAGAGAATATGATTACGTACTAATTGATTGTCCTGCTGGTATTGAACAAGGATATAAAAATGCAGTTGCTGGCGCAGACCGAGCAATTGTTGTAACAACACCAGAGATTTCTGCAGTTCGTGATGCAGACCGAATTATTGGATTACTTGAACAAGAAGAAATTGAACCACCAAAATTGATCATTAACCGAATTCGAAAAGGGTTAATGAATTCAGGGGAGACATTAGATATTAATGAAATTACAACTCACTTGTCAATTGATTTGTTAGGTATTGTAATTGATAGTGAAGATGTTATTTCTTCTTCTAATAAAGGAGAGCCTATTGTAATGGATCCTAACAGTAAAGCTTCTTTAGGATATCGTAATATCGCAAGAAGAATTTTAGGAGAATCTGTCCCACTTATGTCTTTAGAAGACGAACATAAAGGTGTCTTTAAAAAATTAATCTCCATATTTTCAAAATAG
- a CDS encoding septum site-determining protein MinC has translation MKKQLVHIKGTKEGLVLRLDDQCAYAELVEELERKVLEGGIDSKVDVQLYLGYRYCTSEQMSELIQIVQGPGKMLVSNVHSEVITVEECNHRMLENQCDTYVGIVRSGQVLKAEGDIIVIGDVNPNGRIEAGGNIYILGNLKGMVHAGVNGKENVIIAASHFLPTHVMIADQIEVMSNEQPIVLKNAEQLFAYINSDGKISYNRLQDFRNIRPLLTTSKGGS, from the coding sequence ATGAAAAAACAGCTTGTCCATATAAAAGGGACGAAAGAAGGATTAGTACTTCGGCTTGATGATCAGTGTGCCTACGCAGAGCTAGTTGAAGAACTCGAGCGCAAAGTTTTAGAAGGAGGTATCGATAGCAAAGTAGATGTTCAATTATATTTGGGCTATCGATACTGCACGTCTGAGCAAATGTCAGAGTTAATTCAAATTGTACAAGGTCCTGGAAAAATGCTTGTTTCTAATGTTCATAGTGAAGTTATAACAGTTGAAGAATGTAATCATCGTATGTTGGAGAATCAATGTGATACATATGTTGGAATTGTCCGCTCAGGTCAAGTGTTGAAGGCTGAGGGAGACATAATCGTCATAGGTGATGTGAATCCAAATGGAAGAATCGAAGCTGGAGGAAATATTTACATACTTGGGAATTTGAAAGGTATGGTACACGCAGGGGTGAATGGTAAAGAGAATGTAATTATTGCTGCCTCTCATTTCTTACCAACACATGTAATGATTGCGGACCAAATCGAGGTAATGTCAAATGAACAACCAATAGTATTAAAAAATGCAGAACAATTATTTGCCTATATTAATAGTGATGGAAAAATATCGTATAATAGATTACAAGACTTTAGAAATATACGTCCATTATTAACTACAAGTAAAGGAGGAAGCTAA
- the mreD gene encoding rod shape-determining protein MreD: protein MIRFLIPFVAVVLFLLEPVFALFSPITFGDQTVFLVPRFVILYLIFISIYYNRGRAILYGLFFGLLYDVFYIDIIGLYSFLYPLVCFVAGYAVKFIHQHLSVTTILSVLLVGLMEILLYYFFFFINLTSIPFTDFLSNRLLPTIIANLLFLIMLGWAFKYLINARVLQRADDIS, encoded by the coding sequence ATGATTCGTTTTCTTATTCCATTTGTAGCAGTTGTCTTATTTTTGTTAGAACCAGTTTTTGCACTGTTTTCTCCGATTACTTTTGGAGATCAAACAGTGTTTTTGGTGCCTCGCTTTGTTATTTTGTACCTTATTTTTATTTCAATCTATTATAATCGGGGACGTGCGATTTTGTATGGATTGTTTTTTGGACTCTTGTATGATGTCTTTTACATTGATATTATTGGATTATATTCCTTTTTATATCCATTAGTTTGTTTTGTTGCAGGTTATGCTGTTAAATTTATCCATCAGCATTTAAGTGTAACTACAATTTTGTCTGTTCTGTTAGTTGGGTTGATGGAAATTTTACTGTACTATTTCTTTTTCTTTATTAATTTGACGTCGATTCCTTTTACAGATTTTTTAAGTAATCGATTACTTCCGACAATTATAGCGAATTTATTATTCTTAATAATGCTTGGATGGGCATTTAAATATTTAATAAACGCACGTGTATTACAACGAGCGGATGATATTTCTTAA
- the mreC gene encoding rod shape-determining protein MreC, with protein MPHFTSKKLILLLVGMIFLVALISFSLRDRQNATLPEQIIKDTVGLAQSIVAKPANYITNIFNDINSLLTTYEENKRLKMRLEEFAVLQAEVNTLKSENKNLRELVDKETSLQDFNPLYATVIARNPDQWEEKIILNKGTAHGVELNMAVMTSKGLIGKISLVTPFTSEVELLFSNNPNYRVSAMVQGKNKDVFGLIEGYDVERNELLLKRIDSSLDVKVGEKIVSSGLGGIFPKGILIGEVTEVTTDDFGLTKMAYVKPSADFSMLQDVIIAKRSIVSIDGSDGEGTNEDLTNEVEESTADEGEEK; from the coding sequence ATGCCACATTTTACAAGCAAGAAATTAATATTGCTACTTGTTGGCATGATTTTTCTTGTGGCATTGATTAGCTTCTCATTACGTGATCGTCAAAACGCAACATTACCCGAACAAATTATTAAGGATACAGTTGGTTTAGCTCAATCAATTGTAGCTAAACCAGCTAATTACATAACTAATATTTTTAACGATATTAATTCTTTGTTAACAACTTATGAAGAAAATAAGCGTTTAAAAATGCGTTTAGAAGAGTTTGCGGTATTACAAGCAGAAGTTAATACATTAAAGTCAGAAAACAAAAATTTACGTGAACTTGTAGATAAGGAGACTAGTTTACAGGATTTTAATCCGCTTTATGCTACAGTTATTGCTCGTAATCCGGATCAATGGGAAGAAAAAATTATATTAAATAAAGGTACAGCACATGGTGTTGAACTAAATATGGCTGTTATGACATCCAAAGGGTTAATCGGGAAAATTAGTTTAGTAACACCGTTTACATCTGAAGTTGAACTTTTATTTTCAAATAATCCAAATTATCGGGTATCAGCTATGGTCCAAGGAAAAAACAAAGATGTTTTTGGACTAATTGAAGGATATGACGTAGAGCGTAATGAATTATTATTAAAAAGGATCGATTCAAGTTTAGATGTTAAAGTAGGCGAAAAAATAGTATCATCTGGTTTAGGGGGAATTTTTCCTAAAGGAATCTTAATTGGAGAAGTAACTGAAGTAACAACAGATGACTTTGGACTGACAAAAATGGCATATGTAAAACCGTCAGCAGATTTTTCAATGCTTCAGGATGTAATTATTGCGAAAAGAAGTATTGTTTCAATCGATGGGTCTGATGGAGAAGGAACAAATGAAGATTTAACAAATGAGGTTGAAGAATCAACTGCTGATGAGGGAGAGGAAAAATGA
- a CDS encoding rod shape-determining protein, with protein MFGLGNKDVGIDLGTANTLVFIKGKGIVLREPSVVAKNTKTGDIVAVGNDAKNMIGRTPGSIVAIRPMKDGVIADFDITTAMIQYYLRQALKNSGSNWKKPNVMICVPYGITSVEQRAVIDASRQAGAKDAFTIEEPFAAAIGAELPVWDPTGSMVVDIGGGTTEVAVISLGGIVTSESVRIGGDAMDHSIISYIRKTYNLTIGERTAEKIKIEIGTARVDDFNEKMEIRGRDLLTGLPKTIEISSNEICESLREAISAIVDGVKKTLEQTPPELSADVMERGIVLTGGGALLRNLDKVISDETNMPVFIAENPLDCVAIGTGKALDHIDLVRSQQLKG; from the coding sequence TTGTTTGGATTAGGAAATAAGGATGTCGGGATCGATCTTGGCACAGCGAATACATTAGTTTTTATTAAAGGAAAAGGTATTGTTTTAAGAGAGCCTTCTGTAGTTGCAAAAAATACGAAAACAGGTGACATTGTTGCCGTAGGTAATGATGCGAAAAATATGATTGGGCGCACACCAGGTTCTATAGTTGCAATTAGACCTATGAAAGATGGAGTTATTGCAGATTTTGATATTACAACTGCTATGATTCAGTATTATTTAAGACAAGCTTTAAAAAATTCAGGTTCAAACTGGAAGAAACCAAACGTAATGATCTGTGTTCCTTATGGAATTACATCAGTAGAGCAACGTGCTGTTATTGATGCATCTCGTCAAGCAGGTGCGAAAGATGCATTTACTATTGAAGAGCCTTTTGCAGCAGCTATAGGAGCAGAATTACCAGTTTGGGATCCAACAGGGTCAATGGTTGTTGATATCGGTGGAGGTACTACAGAAGTTGCTGTAATTTCTTTAGGTGGTATTGTTACAAGTGAGTCTGTTCGTATCGGTGGGGATGCGATGGATCATTCAATTATTAGTTATATTCGTAAAACATATAACCTAACAATCGGTGAAAGAACAGCTGAAAAAATTAAAATTGAAATTGGAACTGCTCGCGTCGATGATTTCAATGAAAAAATGGAAATTCGCGGGAGAGATTTATTAACTGGTTTACCAAAAACAATTGAAATTTCATCAAATGAAATATGTGAATCTTTACGTGAAGCAATTTCTGCTATTGTTGATGGAGTTAAGAAAACATTAGAGCAAACACCTCCTGAGCTTTCTGCTGACGTAATGGAACGCGGAATTGTCTTAACTGGTGGTGGAGCATTGTTACGTAATTTAGACAAAGTAATCAGTGATGAAACAAATATGCCTGTATTTATTGCAGAAAACCCATTAGACTGTGTTGCAATTGGAACTGGCAAAGCTTTAGATCACATTGATTTAGTTCGCTCTCAACAGTTAAAAGGGTAA
- the radC gene encoding DNA repair protein RadC codes for MAVAAIPELMIRDVHVEDRPRERLIRQGAQSLSNQELIAILLRTGTKQESVLTLANRVLNYFEKLHELKHATLEEIISIKGIGEAKAVQLLAAIELGRRLSQKQVDSRYTIRSPKDAADYLIPEMSSLRQEHFVVLFLNVKNQILHKQTIFIGSLNSSIVHPREIFREAVKRSAASIICAHNHPSGVPTPSPEDIEVTKRLLEAGFIIGIELIDHVIIGDHQFISLKEKGYM; via the coding sequence ATGGCTGTTGCCGCTATTCCTGAACTCATGATTCGTGATGTTCACGTAGAAGATCGGCCACGTGAAAGGCTAATTCGCCAAGGTGCACAAAGCCTTTCAAATCAGGAGTTAATTGCAATATTACTAAGAACAGGTACAAAACAAGAATCGGTATTGACACTTGCAAACCGAGTTTTAAACTATTTTGAAAAATTACATGAATTAAAACATGCGACCTTAGAAGAAATTATATCCATAAAAGGGATCGGGGAGGCAAAGGCGGTACAGCTTCTTGCAGCAATTGAATTGGGTAGAAGATTATCACAGAAACAAGTAGACTCTAGGTATACAATCCGTTCTCCAAAAGATGCAGCCGATTACTTAATACCCGAAATGTCTTCCCTTAGACAAGAGCATTTTGTTGTACTTTTCCTCAATGTAAAAAATCAAATCCTTCATAAGCAAACTATTTTTATAGGAAGCCTTAATTCTTCCATCGTTCATCCACGTGAAATCTTTCGAGAAGCTGTAAAACGTTCAGCAGCATCTATAATTTGTGCCCATAACCATCCAAGTGGAGTGCCAACACCTAGTCCTGAAGACATTGAAGTAACAAAAAGATTACTTGAAGCTGGATTTATAATCGGAATTGAGTTAATAGATCACGTGATTATTGGAGACCATCAATTCATAAGCTTAAAAGAAAAAGGATATATGTAA
- a CDS encoding Maf family protein gives MKFTTNHQLVLASASPRRKELFSKLGVPFEVVTSDVEETTVQANSMKDYVREVALLKARDVAKKERGKTIIGADTVVVFQDELLHKPKTPEEAVTHLQRLSHNRHSVMTAVAIITPDGREETFIEETVVVFKKLGQKIIEEYVKSGDPFDKAGGYGIQTDGALFVERIEGDYNNVVGLPLASVCEKLISLTIITI, from the coding sequence ATGAAATTTACTACTAATCATCAACTAGTTTTAGCGTCAGCATCCCCAAGGCGTAAAGAGCTTTTTTCAAAATTGGGGGTCCCTTTTGAAGTAGTGACAAGTGACGTAGAAGAAACAACGGTACAGGCTAATTCAATGAAGGATTATGTTCGTGAAGTAGCATTATTAAAAGCAAGAGACGTTGCAAAAAAAGAAAGAGGAAAGACAATTATTGGCGCAGATACAGTGGTTGTGTTTCAGGATGAGCTACTTCATAAACCAAAAACACCAGAAGAGGCTGTAACACACCTGCAAAGGCTGTCGCATAATCGTCATAGTGTTATGACAGCAGTCGCAATTATTACACCAGATGGTCGTGAAGAAACTTTTATCGAAGAGACCGTTGTGGTATTTAAAAAGCTTGGACAAAAAATAATAGAAGAATATGTTAAGTCGGGTGATCCATTTGATAAAGCTGGTGGTTATGGAATTCAAACAGACGGTGCTTTATTCGTGGAACGAATTGAAGGTGACTATAACAATGTAGTGGGATTACCTTTAGCGAGTGTTTGCGAAAAATTAATTTCTTTAACTATCATTACAATATAA